In Erpetoichthys calabaricus chromosome 4, fErpCal1.3, whole genome shotgun sequence, one genomic interval encodes:
- the LOC114641254 gene encoding olfactory receptor 2D2-like, producing MSELTQNFSSVKEFLITGFLGLRDQESRRTLFGVFLTVYLFILLGNLLLVFIFLSDKTLHTPMYILVCGLAVLDIAITTNTVPSMLVLFTFEYRVVPFAACFTQMTLWLSFFSTECFLLALMAYDRYIAICNPLHYPNLMYNSLIINLIAFCWLMGFLCAIVTVAVLLRLSFCGSNKIIHCFCDFGSLLFLACGDIQIINYVALSIGLSVLFIPLAFILFTYMQIIFSVVKIASAEGRMKAFYTCGTHMLVISVFFLAAGSEFVSARIPGTSVDTRIMILIVQNVFPALTNPIIYCLRTKEIRKSFIKTFKKMKCYKSP from the coding sequence ATGTCTGAATTGACTCAGAACTTTTCTTCGGTCAAAGAATTCCTCATTACAGGATTCCTGGGGCTCAGAGACCAAGAAAGTAGAAGAACTTTGTTTGGAGTCTTCCTTACAGTATACCTCTTTATTCTTCTAGGAAACCTTCTCTTAGTCTTCATTTTTCTCTCTGATAAGACGCTCCACACCCCGATGTACATATTAGTCTGTGGTCTGGCTGTTCTTGACATCGCCATCACTACTAACACTGTGCCCAGTATGCTAGTCCTGttcacatttgagtacagagtcGTGCCATTTGCTGCGTGTTTTACTCAGATGACACTTTGGTTGAGTTTCTTCTCAACTGAATGCTTTCTCCTTGCTCTGATGGCCTATGATCGCTATATAGCCATTTGCAACCCACTTCACTATCCTAATTTAATGTACAACAGTCTGATCATAAACCTTATTGCCTTCTGCTGGTTGATGGGCTTTCTTTGTGCCATCGTTACTGTGGCTGTTCTTCTCAGACTCTCATTCTGTGGGtctaataaaataattcactGCTTTTGTGACTTTGGATCTTTACTGTTTTTGGCCTGTGGGGACATTCAGATCATTAACTACGTTGCTTTATCTATTGGTTTGAGTGTGCTGTTCATTCCTTTGGCATTTATCCTTTTCACCTACATGCAGATAATATTTTCAGTTGTTAAAATTGCCAGTGCTGAGGGAAGAATGAAGGCCTTCTACACTTGTGGCACACACATGCTGgtcatttctgtctttttcttggCAGCTGGTAGTGAATTTGTCTCAGCCAGAATTCCTGGTACGTCAGTGGATACTCGTATAATGATTCTAATAGTACAAAATGTATTTCCAGCTTTAACAAATCCAATCATTTACTGTTTGAGAACTAAGGAAATCAGAAAAAGTTTTATTAAaacgtttaaaaaaatgaaatgctataAAAGCCCATGA